The Alteromonas stellipolaris genome includes a region encoding these proteins:
- the arcB gene encoding aerobic respiration two-component sensor histidine kinase ArcB — translation MHSDSPNDSWAIRFAQFVQRFGTLKLSILFVVFSLVFTLGGSYVIRVSMGSAVQPDDFISAVILTMLSAPWVLYFFSELIKQLENSRTNLKEVVSQLERLREEDVFLNRELQTNIRQLNHEIEQRKLAQEEREALFKDLEREIQDKSEQEAQARRLSTLLRSIIDASPDLIYYRNEEGRFAGCNRIAELMTGKTEQELLGLTPTDVYEEDLARQIVASDHEVLETNASITEELWLRFADGRRRYFEMKRVPFFDKEGNRLGLLSFGRDMTERKQAENAAAKASTDKTRFIATISHELRTPLNGIVGLSRMLRDTELSEEQFSWVSTIYASAITLGNIFNDIIDLDKLDRDKVELSLKTVSLRDFTEELSSIIRLLAGDKQLELKTTIKEPLPRLVEVDGTRLRQILWNILFNAVKFTQKGHVSLSIEATKPENDLAFVTFVIEDTGVGIPEEEIEKIFAMYYQVDHPDHQSATGTGIGLAICKQMVDLMKGNIKVTSVVGKGTRFEIELPVEISKKPMQVAQLQVTDLNILLVEDIELNVMVAKALLEKMGQKVDVAMTGQEAIDKARATQYDLILLDIQLPDMTGFDVASTLHEEDLVMQTPIVALTANVIKKREEYLQNGMDDIIAKPIKKSRVIEVFNELFHAPPAPLEIEGQVERPPEPSKILSNILDMDLLQMLVDTIGDDMVRASVKVFQEKMPEYMEILQLSLSADEKSEVCSQAHKIKGAAGSVGLARVQRIANQIQQGDHPTWWQNVHDWVEELQMAVQHDMKALQEWLNQQRVDD, via the coding sequence ATGCATTCAGATTCTCCAAATGACTCTTGGGCTATTCGCTTTGCACAATTTGTGCAGCGCTTTGGTACGCTTAAGTTAAGTATTCTGTTCGTGGTATTTTCGCTGGTATTTACGCTTGGCGGCTCTTACGTAATTCGTGTAAGCATGGGCAGTGCGGTACAACCTGATGACTTTATCAGCGCGGTTATTCTAACCATGCTTTCGGCACCTTGGGTGCTGTACTTTTTTAGCGAACTAATAAAGCAGTTAGAAAACTCACGTACCAATCTTAAAGAAGTGGTAAGCCAATTAGAGCGCTTGCGAGAAGAAGATGTTTTTCTTAACCGCGAGTTGCAAACTAATATTCGCCAATTAAATCACGAAATTGAGCAGCGTAAATTAGCGCAAGAAGAGCGTGAAGCCTTATTTAAAGACTTAGAGCGTGAAATTCAGGATAAATCTGAACAAGAAGCACAAGCCCGCCGCTTGTCTACCTTACTTCGCTCGATTATCGATGCCTCGCCAGATCTTATTTACTACCGAAATGAAGAAGGGCGTTTTGCTGGCTGCAATCGTATAGCAGAGCTCATGACAGGTAAGACCGAGCAAGAACTGCTTGGTTTAACGCCAACTGATGTTTATGAAGAAGACCTAGCCCGTCAAATAGTCGCCAGCGACCACGAAGTGCTGGAAACTAACGCCAGTATCACCGAAGAGTTATGGCTGCGCTTTGCCGATGGCCGCCGTCGCTACTTCGAAATGAAGCGAGTACCTTTCTTCGATAAAGAAGGCAATCGTTTAGGCTTGCTATCATTTGGTCGAGACATGACTGAACGTAAACAAGCAGAAAATGCAGCAGCGAAAGCCAGTACCGATAAAACGCGCTTTATCGCCACGATTAGCCACGAGCTACGTACGCCGCTAAACGGTATTGTTGGCTTAAGTAGAATGCTTCGCGATACCGAGTTAAGCGAAGAGCAATTTAGCTGGGTAAGTACTATTTATGCCAGTGCTATCACCCTTGGCAATATCTTCAACGATATTATCGACCTTGATAAGCTAGATAGAGACAAAGTTGAACTGAGCTTGAAGACCGTATCGCTTCGAGATTTTACCGAAGAGCTAAGCAGTATTATTCGACTGTTAGCCGGTGATAAACAGTTAGAGCTTAAAACCACGATTAAAGAGCCTCTACCAAGGTTGGTTGAAGTAGACGGTACGCGCTTGCGCCAGATTTTGTGGAATATCCTGTTTAACGCAGTGAAGTTTACCCAAAAAGGTCACGTAAGCTTATCGATTGAAGCCACCAAACCTGAAAATGACTTAGCGTTCGTCACCTTTGTGATTGAAGATACTGGGGTAGGCATACCTGAAGAAGAGATAGAAAAGATCTTCGCCATGTACTATCAGGTTGATCACCCTGACCACCAGTCTGCTACGGGTACTGGCATTGGATTGGCTATTTGTAAGCAAATGGTCGATTTGATGAAGGGTAATATCAAAGTTACCAGTGTGGTAGGTAAAGGTACGCGCTTTGAAATAGAGCTACCGGTAGAGATATCGAAAAAGCCTATGCAAGTGGCGCAGCTTCAAGTTACCGATTTGAATATTCTGTTGGTAGAAGATATTGAGCTTAACGTGATGGTTGCCAAAGCCTTGCTAGAAAAAATGGGACAAAAGGTAGATGTGGCCATGACAGGGCAAGAAGCCATTGATAAAGCCCGAGCTACCCAATACGACCTGATACTGTTAGACATTCAATTACCAGATATGACCGGCTTCGACGTGGCCAGTACGCTGCATGAAGAAGACTTAGTGATGCAAACGCCTATTGTGGCACTTACTGCGAACGTGATTAAAAAGCGGGAAGAGTATTTGCAGAACGGCATGGACGATATTATCGCCAAGCCCATTAAGAAGTCTCGCGTGATTGAGGTGTTTAACGAGTTATTCCATGCGCCACCTGCGCCGTTGGAAATTGAAGGGCAGGTAGAGCGCCCACCAGAGCCGAGTAAAATATTAAGTAACATTTTAGATATGGACTTGCTCCAGATGTTAGTGGATACAATAGGCGATGATATGGTGCGGGCAAGCGTTAAAGTGTTTCAGGAAAAAATGCCTGAATACATGGAAATTCTGCAGTTAAGCCTAAGTGCAGATGAAAAATCTGAAGTGTGCTCTCAAGCGCATAAGATTAAAGGGGCTGCAGGCTCTGTAGGGCTTGCACGTGTGCAACGTATTGCCAATCAAATTCAACAAGGGGATCACCCTACCTGGTGGCAGAACGTCCACGATTGGGTTGAAGAGTTGCAAATGGCTGTACAGCACGACATGAAAGCACTGCAGGAGTGGCTTAATCAGCAGCGGGTAGACGATTAA
- a CDS encoding PH domain-containing protein, whose protein sequence is MTLGTENETFSNAQLNAITTNENTSASDIPQLYQLNLEAISPRYRVINISLAFCSAFVLIMVASALRYQSFFVLPDPLVIAYPLIVMGICVLGCLWTTYHFFADPLIKYALREQDLSLQSGLVFRSLSCQPILRVQHVELKRGPIARLAGLASLQVFSAGGATHTFEIPGIEVEVAERLRQFILDHKDVSAK, encoded by the coding sequence ATGACATTAGGAACCGAAAACGAAACGTTTAGTAATGCTCAGCTAAACGCTATAACAACTAATGAAAACACGTCTGCATCAGACATACCGCAACTTTACCAACTAAACTTAGAAGCTATTTCTCCGCGTTACCGCGTTATTAACATCTCATTGGCTTTTTGCAGTGCGTTTGTATTGATCATGGTTGCTAGCGCGCTACGGTATCAGTCGTTCTTTGTGTTACCAGACCCCTTAGTGATTGCTTACCCGTTAATTGTGATGGGAATTTGTGTGCTGGGATGTTTATGGACGACCTATCACTTTTTTGCCGATCCGCTCATCAAATATGCCTTACGAGAACAAGACTTAAGCTTGCAATCAGGCTTGGTATTTAGGTCGTTGTCTTGCCAGCCTATATTGCGTGTTCAACACGTTGAATTAAAGCGTGGGCCTATTGCTCGTTTAGCCGGGCTAGCTTCTTTACAGGTATTTTCAGCTGGTGGTGCTACCCACACATTTGAAATTCCAGGTATAGAGGTAGAAGTAGCAGAACGATTAAGGCAGTTTATTCTCGATCATAAAGATGTGAGTGCAAAATAG